A single genomic interval of Zingiber officinale cultivar Zhangliang chromosome 4A, Zo_v1.1, whole genome shotgun sequence harbors:
- the LOC121972210 gene encoding cytochrome P450 81Q32-like → MFQAVLWGLLIFSVSLLIFSVHHYPVRLPVVGHLYLLIRHRYLHHALACLSDRYGPSPLLLYFGSRRTLVVSSSAAVRQCFTYLDLNFTNRPMLLSGIHLNYNCTTMTTLPYGPEWINLRRFAALHIFSPAHLQAFSQLLSNRLCVLLRSLFRGGGEGEGFQQVDWRWRMKEVVLDTLMEMIIGRRQKGEGNELVRMIDEAFQMSTVVSPEELLPWLSWMGTRRQMQRLEKELDAQLQGMVDEKRGERAAEGDRKQSMMDMMLDDPRYTDTTIKGMVQNMILAGTDTTTTTLEWAMALLLNHPHLLQKLHGEIEAHVGHGRLVDPSDLPSLRCVTNVIKETLRLYPPGPLLVPRESVADCEVGGVAVPRGTMLIVNAHKLHRDPELWEEPRQFKPERFEREGDGKGHKYVPFGCGRRRCPGEAMALSSIGLVLASLVQCFEWKRVGEEEVDLTEEPGFTVPSATPLLALCKPRDAMVDLLAQL, encoded by the coding sequence ATGTTTCAGGCGGTGTTGTGGGGTTTGCTCATCTTCTCTGTTAGCCTGCTCATCTTCTCCGTTCACCACTACCCCGTCCGCCTCCCGGTCGTCGGCCACCTCTATCTGCTTATCCGTCACCGGTACCTGCACCATGCTCTGGCCTGCCTCAGCGACCGCTATGGCCCCTCCCCGCTCCTCCTCTACTTCGGCTCGCGCCGCACCCTCGTTGTCTCCTCATCCGCCGCCGTCCGACAGTGTTTCACCTACCTCGACCTCAATTTCACCAACCGCCCCATGCTCCTCTCCGGCATCCACTTAAATTACAACTGCACAACCATGACCACCCTCCCCTACGGCCCCGAGTGGATCAACCTCCGCCGTTTCGCCGCACTCCACATTTTCTCCCCCGCCCACCTACAGGCCTTCAGCCAGCTCCTCTCCAACAGACTCTGCGTCCTCCTCCGGAGCCTCTTTCGCGGCGGTGGCGAAGGCGAAGGGTTCCAGCAGGTGGATTGGAGGTGGAGGATGAAGGAGGTGGTATTGGACACTTTGATGGAAATGATAATTGGGAGGAGGCAGAAGGGCGAGGGGAATGAGTTAGTGAGAATGATAGACGAAGCGTTCCAAATGAGCACGGTGGTGAGCCCGGAGGAGTTACTGCCGTGGCTGAGTTGGATGGGGACGAGGCGGCAGATGCAGAGGTTGGAGAAGGAGTTGGACGCCCAGCTGCAGGGGATGGTGGATGAGAAGCGCGGAGAGCGAGCGGCGGAAGGGGATCGAAAGCAGAGCATGATGGACATGATGCTTGACGATCCACGCTATACTGACACAACCATCAAAGGAATGGTGCAGAACATGATTTTAGCCGGAACTGATACGACCACCACGACCTTGGAATGGGCAATGGCGCTGCTCCTCAACCACCCCCACCTCCTCCAGAAGCTCCACGGCGAAATCGAAGCCCACGTCGGCCACGGCCGTCTCGTGGACCCCTCCGACCTCCCGAGCCTCCGCTGCGTCACCAACGTCATCAAGGAGACCCTGCGGCTGTACCCGCCCGGGCCGCTGCTGGTGCCAAGGGAGTCTGTGGCGGACTGCGAGGTGGGCGGCGTCGCCGTGCCGCGCGGCACGATGCTGATCGTGAACGCGCACAAGTTGCACCGGGACCCGGAGCTGTGGGAGGAGCCGAGGCAGTTCAAGCCGGAGCGGTTCGAGAGGGAGGGGGATGGGAAGGGGCACAAGTACGTGCCGTTCGGATGCGGGAGGCGGCGCTGCCCGGGGGAAGCCATGGCGTTGAGTTCCATCGGGCTGGTGCTGGCGTCGCTGGTGCAGTGCTTCGAGTGGAAGAGGGTcggggaggaagaggtggatcTGACAGAAGAGCCGGGTTTTACCGTACCATCGGCCACTCCGTTGCTGGCCCTGTGCAAGCCACGCGACGCCATGGTCGATCTCTTGGCACAACTATAA